A section of the Anabaena cylindrica PCC 7122 genome encodes:
- a CDS encoding DUF433 domain-containing protein has translation MLNLERITFDRQIMAGQACIRGMRIPVSLVVNLVANGKPIEEILEEYPDLEAEDIRQSLLYAAWLTQDKIYSIKTA, from the coding sequence ATGTTAAATTTAGAAAGAATTACATTTGATAGACAAATTATGGCAGGACAGGCTTGTATTCGAGGAATGCGAATACCTGTTTCTTTAGTGGTAAATTTAGTAGCTAATGGCAAACCTATAGAGGAAATTTTAGAAGAATATCCTGATTTAGAAGCTGAGGATATTCGTCAATCTTTACTTTATGCAGCTTGGTTGACTCAAGACAAGATTTATTCTATTAAAACTGCTTAA
- a CDS encoding WD40 repeat domain-containing protein gives MQMDWISLLKAQQTDFLQRVKKPKTADLSLLEGQVKGCHSEIVAFCGEPLAKIVECSRQQAEILAKNPPPIPPEYPEPPDWIIPFPKYFQLQAEDYLVREQIVDQLMTERLGKLVKKVPQDTLKNMVLDDEGNLRGESKFTYWLTSNPKISIQVYVADGESFNGIKKDKIRWSVTQEDVKNYQVLIFLCLLYPATTKLGYEKQTVMAGFLPTHQLQFTEPKLSLNPSNLLYAGGLNWYLESLNGKKNDLPIEDEIIITETIQTLPSDHPQKSIIGEWEFWQTLKGHTRGINCLAYTVKTVPIESSGYQYGKTVPILASGSRGETKLWDLTKGELIETLSEYPWVISGLVDEINSLTFSADGQNLVSVGADSTIKIWHTGALDLIDILHKHNGSVRCVAFTPDGNMIATGGDDRRILFWDLCHRQVKKSLSLDDTAAHSMVLSQDGQILVTGSYRKIKIWHTSSTVSNKNVEDTQPLHILMGHSHIVSSLAISADAKFLVSGSRDKTIKVWNLETGKLIHTLKSHRDGVYAVALSPNEQIIASGSSDKTIKLWHLETGELLGTFTGHANTVTALTFTASGEMLVSGSLDKTIKIWQRS, from the coding sequence ATGCAGATGGATTGGATTAGCTTACTCAAAGCTCAACAAACTGACTTTCTACAACGTGTGAAAAAACCTAAAACTGCTGATCTTTCTCTTCTAGAAGGGCAAGTAAAAGGTTGTCATAGTGAAATTGTAGCATTTTGCGGTGAGCCATTGGCCAAAATAGTAGAATGTTCGCGCCAACAAGCAGAAATTCTCGCTAAAAATCCGCCACCAATACCACCAGAATATCCTGAACCACCTGACTGGATAATTCCCTTTCCTAAATATTTTCAACTGCAAGCAGAGGATTATCTGGTTCGAGAACAAATTGTCGATCAATTGATGACAGAAAGGTTAGGTAAATTGGTTAAAAAAGTGCCGCAAGACACTTTGAAAAATATGGTCTTAGATGATGAAGGAAATTTACGTGGTGAAAGTAAATTTACTTATTGGTTAACTAGTAATCCAAAAATTAGTATTCAAGTTTATGTAGCAGATGGAGAAAGTTTCAACGGAATTAAAAAAGATAAAATTCGCTGGTCAGTTACTCAAGAAGATGTAAAAAATTACCAAGTTTTAATTTTTCTTTGCTTGTTGTATCCAGCAACGACTAAATTAGGCTACGAAAAGCAAACAGTCATGGCTGGTTTTTTACCAACACATCAACTTCAATTTACTGAACCAAAATTGTCTCTAAATCCTAGTAATTTATTGTATGCAGGAGGATTAAATTGGTATTTAGAATCCCTAAATGGCAAAAAAAATGATCTGCCCATAGAAGATGAAATCATCATCACAGAGACTATTCAAACTTTACCATCAGACCATCCGCAAAAGAGTATTATTGGTGAATGGGAATTTTGGCAGACTTTGAAAGGACACACTAGAGGTATTAACTGTTTAGCCTACACTGTTAAAACCGTGCCAATAGAAAGTTCTGGATATCAGTATGGTAAAACTGTGCCTATATTAGCTAGTGGTAGTCGGGGAGAAACGAAATTATGGGATCTAACCAAGGGTGAATTAATAGAAACTTTGTCAGAATATCCTTGGGTAATATCGGGGTTAGTAGATGAAATAAATTCCTTGACTTTTAGTGCAGATGGACAAAATTTAGTTAGTGTAGGTGCAGATTCTACTATTAAAATTTGGCATACTGGCGCACTAGATTTAATTGATATTTTGCATAAACATAATGGGAGTGTGCGTTGTGTTGCTTTTACTCCTGATGGCAATATGATAGCAACTGGTGGTGATGACAGAAGAATCTTGTTTTGGGATTTGTGCCATCGCCAAGTTAAAAAATCCCTATCTTTAGATGATACAGCTGCTCATTCAATGGTGTTAAGTCAAGATGGACAAATTTTGGTTACAGGTAGTTACCGTAAGATTAAAATTTGGCATACATCTTCTACAGTTAGTAATAAAAATGTTGAGGATACCCAACCTCTACATATTCTGATGGGTCATTCTCACATTGTTAGTTCTTTAGCAATTAGTGCTGATGCTAAATTTTTGGTGAGTGGTAGCCGCGATAAAACTATCAAAGTCTGGAATTTGGAGACAGGGAAATTAATTCACACTCTCAAAAGTCATAGAGATGGAGTGTATGCTGTAGCCCTCAGTCCCAATGAACAAATTATAGCTAGTGGTAGTTCTGATAAAACTATCAAATTGTGGCATTTAGAAACGGGTGAATTATTAGGCACTTTTACTGGTCACGCTAATACAGTTACAGCTTTAACTTTCACAGCTTCTGGAGAAATGTTGGTCAGTGGGAGTTTAGATAAGACGATTAAAATTTGGCAGAGAAGTTAA